The following DNA comes from Chitinophaga nivalis.
GTTGCGGAACTGGGAGTGATTACACACGACCGGCCTGCTGAAAGATAACTGACACCTGTTGAATAAAAAGGAATGCGGTGATAAAAAAAGTAGCCACTCCTTTTGTCCTTTGCTTTCCTTTTTATTCATATGGCAATCATTTATTAATTATAAAGGCGGAAATTGTGTTAATCTGTTTTGCTGATCTAACCCAGGGTCAGCCAACTTCCGTCGTATTTTTTCCTTTTTGTTAAATATTCGCATTCAGCAAAAAAAATTCGATCATTTAAAAAGATATTGTTATAACTTTGCGGATAATCTAAAAACTAAAGACAATATTTATAACAATTTAACGCTGAACTGAAGTTGGAAAAAACCGCAACTCATACCAACATCTCTGCATATCATCCCGCTTTAAACAAAGGGGTATATTCTGTTGGGTTCAATGTCTTTAGATACCTTTCCCGACGACCAAGGATTTGATAGCGCTTGTCATATGACCGCTATCGCGCCGGTATTCCCATACTGCCGGTGAACCATTTCCAGTAATGGAACTTTCATGTAGTTTATTGATTCACGATTTCAATTTAAAAAGTTGGAAAAGCAACGTATCATCGTTAGGGTAGCCACTCCTGACGATATTCACTATTCAAACACCATCACAGATGAGATGGAAGCATCTGCAAAAGCGCGGGGCACAGGGATTGCCAAGCGTTCTCCAGCCTATGTGGAGCTGAAGATGCAGGAAGGAAAAGCAGTAATCGCGATTACAGACAAGGGTGATTGGGTAGGCTTCTGTTATATAGAAGCCTGGGGCCATGATAAATTTGTTGCCAACTCCGGCCTCATCGTTAACCCCGCTTTCCGCGGCCACGGTGTTGCGAAATCGATTAAGAAGAAGATTTTTGAACTGTCGCGGGAGAAATATCCGGATTCAAAGATTTTTGGGTTAACCACCGGATTAGCGGTCATGAAAATTAATTCAGAACTCGGCTATGAACCTGTTACCTATTCAGAACTGACAGACGATGATGAGTTCTGGAAGGGCTGTAGAAGTTGTGTGAATTTCGATATCCTTACCAGCAAACAACGAAAGAATTGTTTGTGTACCGCTATGTTATATGACCCGCTGGAGAAGTTGAAAGCGGTGGAGGAAAAAGCAGCTGCAGATAAAGCGGACGCGGAGAAAAATCAGCACAGCGTATTGCCTGGCGGAGATATACACGAAGAAAGGCGCCGGCGCGGATTTAAAGGAAACATAAAGCTCTATGAGCGCTGGTTAAGATTTAAAAGATTTGTTTTGCTGAAGAGTAAAAAAGAAGGCAGCACAATTGGATTGAAAAAGAAATTCTTCCTGTTCTGACCCCTGATTGTATCGTAAACATTGTTATCTGGAATTATAAAAAACAACGTCATAATGAAAAAAGTAGTACTCGGATTTAGCGGAGGCCTTGATACTTCCTATTGCGTGAAATACCTGACTGAAGAAAAAGGATATGAAGTGCATTCGGTGATTGTAAATACCGGTGGTTTTTCGGAAGAAGAACTGCAGGAAATTGAAAAGCGCGCTTATAATCTGGGTGTGAAGAGTCATAAAACTGTTAACGCCATCCAATCTTATTATGACGGTGTAATCAAATACCTCATCTTCGGTAATGTACTGAAGAATAATACCTATCCGCTGAGTGTAAGTGCAGAGCGTATGAGCCAGGCACTGGCCATTGCAGAATACGTGAAGGAAACGGGCGCCGACGCAGTTGCACACGGCAGCACTGGCGCAGGTAACGACCAGGTACGTTTCGATATGATATTTCATATTATGATACCCGGGGTGGAAATTATTACCCCGATCCGTGATATGAAACTGAGCCGGGAAGAAGAAATTTCCTACCTGCAGGAGAAAGGAGTACACGTGAACTTCGAAAAAGCCATGTACTCTATTAATAAAGGCATCTGGGGCACCTCCGTTGGAGGAAAAGAAACCCTTACTTCCAACGGTATGCTGCCTGAATCTGCCTGGCCTACCCAGCTGACCAAAGATGGCGAAGAATCCGTAAAGCTGACCTTCACCAAAGGCGAGCTGACCGGTGTCAATGACCAGACTTTTAACCACCCTGCCGCAGCGATACAACACCTGCAAAGCATTGCCGGCGCCTATGCGATCGGCCGCGATATTCACGTAGGTGATACCATCATCGGTATTAAAGGCCGTGTAGGCTTTGAAGCAGCTGCTCCGATGGTGATCATCAAAGCGCATCATGCCCTGGAAAAACATGTGTTAACCAAATGGCAGCTGAGCTGGAAAGACCAACTGGCGCAGTTCTATGGTAACTGGATGCACGAAGGCCAGATCATGGATCCTGTGATGCGCAATATGGAAGCCTTCCTGCAGGATACCCAGGAAAATGTTTCCGGCGACGTATTCGTTACCTTAATGCCTTACCGTTTCCAGGTAACCGGTATTGCTTCTCCGTATGATCTGATGAGCAGCAAATTCGGTAAATACGGTGAGATGAACAGTGGCTGGAGTGGAGAAGATGTGAGAGGCTTCAGCAAAATCTTTGGTAACCAGACAATGATCTGGCATCAGATTAAAAACACTTTATAAATCAGCAGACATGGCGAATGATAAAAAAGTAAGGGCAGGAATCGTAGGAGGAGCAGGATATACAGGCGGGGAGATGATCAGGCTTTTAATACATCACCCGGATGTAACGATTTCGTTTGTACATAGCCGTAGCAACGCCGGCAACCCTTTATATGCCGTACATGCCGACCTGTTGGGTGAAACCGATGCGACGTTTACCGCAGATCTGAGCGACGATATAGATGTACTGTTTTTATGCCTGGGACACGGAGAATCCGGCAAGTTCCTGGAAACAACGGCCATCGCACCACATATTAAGGTAATAGACCTGAGCCAGGATTTTCGTTTAGGCGAATCCGTTAATGGCAGATCCTTTGTATATGGCTTACCGGAAATGCAGCGGGAGCAAATCGTTGCTGCACAGAACATTGCCAATCCCGGTTGCTTTGCCACCGCTATTCAACTGGGGCTGTTACCACTGGCACAGGCAGGTTTACTGACAGAAGTACATACCACCGGAATCACCGGTTCTACCGGCGCCGGCCAAAGCCTGCAGGCGACTTCCCATTTTACCTGGAGAGCCAGCAATATATCTACCTATAAAGTGCTGACCCATCAGCACCTGAAAGAAATACGACGAAACCTGCAGCTGTTGCAGCCCGGTTTCTCCGCAGATATCAACTTCGTACCGGTAAGAGGCGACTTCCCGAGAGGCATCTGGGTAACCTCTTATCTGCAAAGCGATCTGTCGCTGGAAGCGGCGGTACAGCTGTATAAAACCTATTACGCCGGTCATCCGTTTACGCACGTCAGCGACAAACAAATAGACCTGAAGCAGGTGGTGAATACCAACAAGTGCCTGGTGCAGCTGGAAAAAGTGAAGGATAAACTGATTATTCACACCATCGAGGATAACCTGCTGAAAGGCGCTTCCGGTCAGGCAGTACAGAATATGAACCTGTTGTTCGGACTGGAAGAAACGGCGGGACTGAAATTGAAGTCCATCGTGTTTTAAGTGTTTTTATCATTTCAATTCAAATGTCAACATGAAACTTTTCGACGTTTATCCCGTTAATGATATTGTCATCGCAAAAGCCCTGGGTTCCCATGTATGGGATGATAAAGGCACGCAATACCTGGATCTGTACGGCGGTCACGCTGTGATCTCTATCGGTCACACCCATCCGCACTATGTACAGCGCCTGACGGATCAATTGAATAAAGTAGGTTTTTATTCCAACTCTGTAAAGATGCCTTTGCAGGAAGAACTGGCCGCCTTATTGGGCAAAGTGTCCGGCAAGGAAGATTACCAGTTGTTTTTGTGTAACTCTGGTGCAGAAGCCAACGAGAATGCGTTGAAACTGGCTTCTTTTTATAACGGCAGAAAAACCGTTATCGCGTTCAAAAAATCTTTTCACGGCAGAACATCGCTGGCAGTAGCGGCTACGGATAATCCGAAAATTGTAGCGCCGGTGAATGAAACCGGTAATGTGGTTTTCCTTCCATGGGAAGACGAAGCGGCGCTGGAGCAGGCTTTCCAGCAATATGAAGTATCTTCTGTCATCATTGAAGGTATTCAGGGTGTAGGTGGTATCAATGTAGCCAGCGAATCCTTCCTGCGTAAGATCCGGACGCTGTGCGATACGCACGGTGCAGTATATATTGCGGATGCCGTGCAGTGCGGATATGGTCGTAGTGGTAAATTTTACTCACACGATTTTGCCGGCGTGAATGCCGATATTTATACCATGGCCAAAGGTATGGGCAATGGCTTTCCGATAGGCGCCATCAGTATTGCGCCTAAATTCCTGCCGGTATATGGTATGCTGGGCACCACCTTTGGCGGTAATCACCTCGCGTGTGCAGCAGGTCTGGCTGTACTGGAAACCATCGTATCCGAACAGCTCATCGCCAATGCGGCAGCTGTAGGAGAATACCTGATCACATCCCTGCGTGCGTTTGCACCGGTGAAAGAAGTGAGAGGAAGAGGTTTAATGATTGGCATAGAGCTGCCGGAAGAACTGGCACATGTGAGAAAAGCGCTGCTGTCCAAACATAAGATCTTCACCGGGGAAGCAAAACCCAATGTGATCCGCCTGTTGCCTTCACTGGCACTTACCCGGGCACATGCTGATCAGTTTCTTGAAGCATTTGGTACTGAATTGAAATAAAGGATGCAGCACGGATACTTCTTCCGCGATGCACAAAACAAAATCCAATTAATGAAGCAATTTATTTCGGCATCTGATGTTCCCAGTGTCCCGCGGCTGGTGGACATTGCTATGAGTTACAAACAGGATCCTTTCCGGGATAAGGAGCTGGGGAAAAACAAAACATTGGGAATGATATTCCTGAATCCCAGTTTGCGTACCCGCTTAAGTACGCAGGTAGCCGCTAAAAACCTGGGCATGGAAGCCGTGGTATTTAACATCGATAAAGAAGGCTGGCAGCTGGAAATGAATGATGGCGTGGTGATGAATGGTACTTCCAGCGAACACGTGAAAGAAGCTGCTGCGGTAATGGGACAATACTTTGATATTCTTTCCATCCGTACTTTTCCGGGATTAAAAAACAAGGAAGAAGATTATACGGAGAAGTATATCAATCAGTTTATAAAATATGCCGGCGTACCGGTGGTTAGCCTGGAAAGTGCTACCCTGCATCCTTTGCAGAGTTTAACAGATGTGATTACCATCAAAGAGAACTGGCAACACGCCCGTAAACCCAAGGTGGTGATGACCTGGGCGCCACATGTGAAAGCATTGCCACAGGCCGTTCCCAACTCTTTTGCCCAGTGGATCAATGCATGGGGAGAAGCGGATTTTGTGATCACGCATCCGGAAGGATATGAGCTGGATGAGAAATTTTCCGGCAATGCCACCATTGAATACAACCAGGACAAAGCGCTGGCAGAAGCGGATTTTGTATATGTAAAAAACTGGTCATCCTACCGCGATTACGGGAACATTACCTGTACCGATCCGGCGTGGATGATTACCAATGATAAACTGAAAAACACGCATACCGCCAAAGTAATGCACTGCCTGCCGGTAAGAAGAAATGTGGTGATTGCTGATGAAGTACTGGATGGCCCGCAATCTATTGTGATTCCGGAAGCGGGTAACCGCGTATGGGCTGCACAGGCCGTATTGAGTGAAATCCTGAAATCAAAATAATGATCGACCTGTTTATTATAAAAGTAGGTGGAAACGTCATCGACAACCCGGTACTGCTGCAGGACTTCCTGCAGCAGTTTGCCGCTATTCCCGGAAAAAAAATCCTGATTCACGGCGGCGGCAAAATAGCCACCCGTATCGGAGATCAGCTGGGGATCGTTTCCAATTATGTGGATGGCAGACGTATTACCGATGCTGCCACGATTGATCTCGTGACCATGGTATACGGCGGATTGGTCAACAAACAGCTGGTCGCACAGCTGCAGGCTGCTGGCTGTAATGCCATCGGACTGACCGGCGCAGATGCCAATATCATTCCGGCGGTGAAAAGACCGGTAAAGGAAATCGATTATGGTTTCGTAGGGGATGTGCGTGCTGCCGAACTGCATACTGCACCGCTGAAAGCCTTGCTGGAAGCAGGTACTACACCCGTATTTGCACCGCTTACCCACGATGGTAAAGGGCAACTGCTGAATACCAATGCGGATACCATCGCTTCTTCCCTGGCCATTGCACTGTCTGACAGCTACCAGGTACGACTGATCTATTGCTTCGAGAAAAAAGGCGTATTGCGTGATCCGGCAGATGATGAAGCCGTGATCAACCTGATCAATCCTGCTATCTATCAGCAACTGCTGGCGGAAAAAGTATTGACAGACGGGATACTGCCTAAGCTGGATAATGCTTTCAGTGCCATCAACAATGGGGTGAAAGAAGTGCTGATAGGCCATGCGAAAGATGTGCTGAACAATACAACCACCCAGGTGGCTGGTACTTTAATATGCTAACCAATGTGGAATGAAAAATTATATGGTGTGGCTGTCGCTTTGCTGAAGCAGATGATTGCTACCCCATCATTAAGCCGCGAAGAAGAAGGCACTGCACAGCTGATCAGTGAATTTCTGACGGCAATGGATATTCCGCACGAGCGGCACCTGCACAATATCTGGGCTTTCAATAAACACTACGACCCTGCCAAACCCAACATCCTGCTTAATTCCCATCATGATACGGTAAAGCCCAATCCGCAGTATACCCGCGATCCTTTCCGCCCGGATGTGGAAGATGGTAAACTGTTTGGCCTGGGCAGCAATGATGCCGGTGGCTGTCTGGTGAGCCTGATTGCTACTTTCCTGCATTTCTATCAGCGTGAAGATCTGGCGTACAATATTATTTTAAGCGCTACTGCCGAAGAAGAAATCAGCGGCGCCAATGGTGTGGAAAGCATTTTGGCTAAACTGCCGGTCATTGATTTTGCCATTGTGGGAGAGCCCACGCAAACCCAGCTGGCAATTGCAGAGAAAGGGTTGATGGTGCTGGATTGTGTGAGCATCGGAAAGGCAGGACATGCCGCGCGGGAAGAAGGCGAAAATGCCTTGTATAAAGCATTGCCGGACCTGAACTGGTTTAAGGATTATCGCTTCCCGAAAGTGTCGGAAACCCTGGGCCCGGTGAAGATGAGTGTTACTGCCATACAAACTTCCAACAAAGCGCATAACGTAGTGCCGGCAGACTGTTCTTTTACAGTAGATGTACGTGCTACGGACCAATATACCCTGGAGGAACTGCTGGAGATTATCCGTGCGCACGTGTCCTGTGAGGTAAAGCCTCGTTCCATGCGTATGCGGCCTTCCTTTATTCCGCTGGATCATCCGTTTGTACAGGCGGGTATTGCTGCCGGTAAAACCTGGTACGGCTCACCGACTACTTCTGATCAGGCGCTGATTCCGGCTACCTCCGTGAAAATGGGACCAGGCGATAGTGCCCGTTCGCATACGGCAGATGAATATATTTATCTGGAAGAAATCAAAGCCGGTATCGATAGTTATATTAACTTACTTGAAAGGATCATGTGAGATGAATTTTTTTCCTGTTATAGAAAATAAACGGGTGCTGCTGGAACCTTTGCAGCCGGCACACCTGGAGGCATTGTTGCCCATCGCATTGCAACCGGCGCTTTGGACAGTCGGTGCGCTGCATATCGACAGCCGGGCCGGCCTGGAGCAATATATCGCCAATGCACTGGCAGAAAGAACGGCACAGACGTCTATTCCTTTTGTGGTAACAGATAAAAAGGAACAACGCATTGCAGGGTGTACCCGTTACAGCGGTATCGCTTTGGCGCATAAACGCAGCGAAATCGGCTATACTTGGATAGATACTGCTTTACAGGGTTCCGGATTAAATAAGGCGATGAAGTTTGCCATGCTGCAATATGCTTTTGAAGTGATGGATCTCAACCGTATTGAATTCAAAACAGATGAGCTGAATACCCAGTCGCGCAATGCGATTCTGAGCATCGGCTGTACGCAGGAAGGTATTTTGCGTCATCATATGATTACCAGCAAGGGAAGGGTACGTAATACGGTTTATTTCAGTATGCTGAAAGAAGAGTGGCCCGAGGTGAAACAACGGGTGTTTGGCAAATACGATTTTTAGTTTTTCGAAATAAGATATTTATGAAACTGTGGCAAAAAGATAAAGCATCCCTGGCGGCGGTAGAGCAGTTTACCGTTGGTAAAGACCGGGAAATGGATACTTTCCTGGCGCCTTTCGATGTGCTGGGATCTATGGCGCATATCACCATGCTGGAAAGCATTGGTTTGCTCGGTGCCGAAGAGTTGACTATCCTGAAACAGGAGCTACGTAATATCTACCAGGATATAGAAGCCGGCAACTTTAAGCTGGAGGCAGATGTGGAGGATATTCATTCCCAGGTGGAATTATTGCTTACCCGCCGTTTGGGGGAAGTGGGCAAAAAAATCCATAGCGGCCGTTCCCGTAATGATCAGGTGCTGGTAGATCTGAAGTTGTTCCTGCGACACGAACTACAGGTGATGGTGGAAGAAGTGCTGGCTTTATTCCGCTTGCTGCAGCAACAAAGCGAAGCCTATAAAAATCACCTCATCCCTGGCTATACACACCTGCAGATTGCCATGCCTTCCTCCTTCGGACTTTGGTTTGGGGCTTATGCAGAAAGCCTGGTAGATGATCTTACCTTATTACAGGGCGCCTACAAGGTGGTGAATAAAAATCCGCTGGGTTCTGCTGCCGGCTATGGTTCTTCGTTCCCCCTTGACCGTGAGCTGACCACAGCGTTGCTGGGTTTCGATTCCC
Coding sequences within:
- a CDS encoding acetylornithine carbamoyltransferase, with translation MKQFISASDVPSVPRLVDIAMSYKQDPFRDKELGKNKTLGMIFLNPSLRTRLSTQVAAKNLGMEAVVFNIDKEGWQLEMNDGVVMNGTSSEHVKEAAAVMGQYFDILSIRTFPGLKNKEEDYTEKYINQFIKYAGVPVVSLESATLHPLQSLTDVITIKENWQHARKPKVVMTWAPHVKALPQAVPNSFAQWINAWGEADFVITHPEGYELDEKFSGNATIEYNQDKALAEADFVYVKNWSSYRDYGNITCTDPAWMITNDKLKNTHTAKVMHCLPVRRNVVIADEVLDGPQSIVIPEAGNRVWAAQAVLSEILKSK
- a CDS encoding GNAT family N-acetyltransferase; this translates as MEKQRIIVRVATPDDIHYSNTITDEMEASAKARGTGIAKRSPAYVELKMQEGKAVIAITDKGDWVGFCYIEAWGHDKFVANSGLIVNPAFRGHGVAKSIKKKIFELSREKYPDSKIFGLTTGLAVMKINSELGYEPVTYSELTDDDEFWKGCRSCVNFDILTSKQRKNCLCTAMLYDPLEKLKAVEEKAAADKADAEKNQHSVLPGGDIHEERRRRGFKGNIKLYERWLRFKRFVLLKSKKEGSTIGLKKKFFLF
- a CDS encoding GNAT family N-acetyltransferase, with the protein product MNFFPVIENKRVLLEPLQPAHLEALLPIALQPALWTVGALHIDSRAGLEQYIANALAERTAQTSIPFVVTDKKEQRIAGCTRYSGIALAHKRSEIGYTWIDTALQGSGLNKAMKFAMLQYAFEVMDLNRIEFKTDELNTQSRNAILSIGCTQEGILRHHMITSKGRVRNTVYFSMLKEEWPEVKQRVFGKYDF
- a CDS encoding argininosuccinate synthase, whose product is MKKVVLGFSGGLDTSYCVKYLTEEKGYEVHSVIVNTGGFSEEELQEIEKRAYNLGVKSHKTVNAIQSYYDGVIKYLIFGNVLKNNTYPLSVSAERMSQALAIAEYVKETGADAVAHGSTGAGNDQVRFDMIFHIMIPGVEIITPIRDMKLSREEEISYLQEKGVHVNFEKAMYSINKGIWGTSVGGKETLTSNGMLPESAWPTQLTKDGEESVKLTFTKGELTGVNDQTFNHPAAAIQHLQSIAGAYAIGRDIHVGDTIIGIKGRVGFEAAAPMVIIKAHHALEKHVLTKWQLSWKDQLAQFYGNWMHEGQIMDPVMRNMEAFLQDTQENVSGDVFVTLMPYRFQVTGIASPYDLMSSKFGKYGEMNSGWSGEDVRGFSKIFGNQTMIWHQIKNTL
- a CDS encoding M20 family metallo-hydrolase, with amino-acid sequence MWNEKLYGVAVALLKQMIATPSLSREEEGTAQLISEFLTAMDIPHERHLHNIWAFNKHYDPAKPNILLNSHHDTVKPNPQYTRDPFRPDVEDGKLFGLGSNDAGGCLVSLIATFLHFYQREDLAYNIILSATAEEEISGANGVESILAKLPVIDFAIVGEPTQTQLAIAEKGLMVLDCVSIGKAGHAAREEGENALYKALPDLNWFKDYRFPKVSETLGPVKMSVTAIQTSNKAHNVVPADCSFTVDVRATDQYTLEELLEIIRAHVSCEVKPRSMRMRPSFIPLDHPFVQAGIAAGKTWYGSPTTSDQALIPATSVKMGPGDSARSHTADEYIYLEEIKAGIDSYINLLERIM
- a CDS encoding aspartate aminotransferase family protein, which produces MKLFDVYPVNDIVIAKALGSHVWDDKGTQYLDLYGGHAVISIGHTHPHYVQRLTDQLNKVGFYSNSVKMPLQEELAALLGKVSGKEDYQLFLCNSGAEANENALKLASFYNGRKTVIAFKKSFHGRTSLAVAATDNPKIVAPVNETGNVVFLPWEDEAALEQAFQQYEVSSVIIEGIQGVGGINVASESFLRKIRTLCDTHGAVYIADAVQCGYGRSGKFYSHDFAGVNADIYTMAKGMGNGFPIGAISIAPKFLPVYGMLGTTFGGNHLACAAGLAVLETIVSEQLIANAAAVGEYLITSLRAFAPVKEVRGRGLMIGIELPEELAHVRKALLSKHKIFTGEAKPNVIRLLPSLALTRAHADQFLEAFGTELK
- the argC gene encoding N-acetyl-gamma-glutamyl-phosphate reductase; translation: MANDKKVRAGIVGGAGYTGGEMIRLLIHHPDVTISFVHSRSNAGNPLYAVHADLLGETDATFTADLSDDIDVLFLCLGHGESGKFLETTAIAPHIKVIDLSQDFRLGESVNGRSFVYGLPEMQREQIVAAQNIANPGCFATAIQLGLLPLAQAGLLTEVHTTGITGSTGAGQSLQATSHFTWRASNISTYKVLTHQHLKEIRRNLQLLQPGFSADINFVPVRGDFPRGIWVTSYLQSDLSLEAAVQLYKTYYAGHPFTHVSDKQIDLKQVVNTNKCLVQLEKVKDKLIIHTIEDNLLKGASGQAVQNMNLLFGLEETAGLKLKSIVF
- the argB gene encoding acetylglutamate kinase; protein product: MIDLFIIKVGGNVIDNPVLLQDFLQQFAAIPGKKILIHGGGKIATRIGDQLGIVSNYVDGRRITDAATIDLVTMVYGGLVNKQLVAQLQAAGCNAIGLTGADANIIPAVKRPVKEIDYGFVGDVRAAELHTAPLKALLEAGTTPVFAPLTHDGKGQLLNTNADTIASSLAIALSDSYQVRLIYCFEKKGVLRDPADDEAVINLINPAIYQQLLAEKVLTDGILPKLDNAFSAINNGVKEVLIGHAKDVLNNTTTQVAGTLIC